In Blastopirellula sp. J2-11, a single genomic region encodes these proteins:
- a CDS encoding RDD family protein, which translates to MVSTIDPIDSRLKIVTPENIAFYYQAAGPFRRLTAFLLDFAIRVAVYVTIFVIVVCSGLMDRVGPLAELGYAIRFLAFFLLDWFYGALFETYWNGQTPGKRALSIRAVTVDGEPINALQAFGRNLFRYADMMPLAPLPFEWMREALNYPGPYLPTFLIGLIVPTFNSRFQRLGDLLVATMVVIEDRSWLMKIAKIEDDRARQLADYIPPNFVAGPSLCKAVATYVERRRFFTTARRREIAGHLAEPMLKQFNLPADTSYDLMLCALYFRTFLSDRSADGTSSDSSVYGGAPAGTATNLQTLTKSPVA; encoded by the coding sequence ATGGTGAGCACCATCGATCCGATCGATTCGCGACTGAAGATCGTGACCCCAGAGAATATCGCTTTCTATTATCAAGCGGCTGGTCCCTTTCGGCGTCTCACCGCTTTCCTGCTCGATTTCGCGATTCGCGTTGCGGTGTATGTGACGATCTTTGTGATCGTCGTCTGCAGCGGCTTGATGGACCGTGTGGGGCCCTTGGCCGAACTGGGCTATGCGATTCGCTTTCTCGCGTTTTTCCTACTCGATTGGTTTTATGGAGCGTTGTTCGAGACTTACTGGAACGGCCAAACTCCGGGGAAGCGCGCCTTGTCGATTCGCGCGGTCACCGTGGATGGGGAGCCGATCAATGCGTTGCAGGCGTTCGGCCGCAATCTCTTTCGTTATGCCGACATGATGCCGCTGGCGCCGCTTCCTTTTGAATGGATGCGTGAAGCGCTCAATTATCCAGGGCCTTACTTGCCTACCTTTCTGATTGGGCTAATCGTCCCGACGTTCAATTCTCGCTTTCAGCGATTGGGCGATTTGCTGGTGGCGACGATGGTGGTGATCGAAGATCGCAGTTGGCTGATGAAGATCGCAAAAATTGAAGACGATCGGGCGCGACAGTTGGCCGATTATATTCCTCCTAATTTTGTTGCTGGCCCAAGTCTCTGCAAAGCGGTAGCCACCTATGTAGAGCGGCGCCGATTTTTTACGACCGCGCGCCGACGCGAGATCGCAGGCCACTTGGCCGAGCCGATGCTCAAACAATTCAACTTGCCTGCGGACACCAGCTACGATCTGATGTTGTGCGCGTTGTACTTTCGCACCTTCCTGTCAGATCGATCGGCGGACGGCACGTCATCCGATTCGTCGGTTTACGGAGGAGCGCCAGCAGGCACGGCGACCAATTTGCAGACTTTGACCAAGTCCCCCGTTGCTTAA
- a CDS encoding DUF58 domain-containing protein: MNYVTQLMQSDLALTMLAQTSGGQNVMQRIFTSLGLGAEDLTALPLLMFVLIAAPFLIYAYIWSVYPTRWAACLFALPLLISIGVLMSSEVLTYVLVIDAAILLFLAIDFRTLPRAKRLAAERETLRIASLQKKHRVTLLIENSGARRLKVAIRDDLPQEFSATPEEFQVELGPRSRATVHYEFEPNRRGAFTLNYVYLQVESSFGFWRKFVRIPVESVVKVYPDMKQLSEYAILARTNRLSLMGVRRTRKVGQDHDFERLRDYTLDDNYKHIDWRSTARRRRLTVREFQSSQSQRIIFLIDCGRMMTNEVDGISLLDHSLNAMLMMSYVALRQGDSVGAICFSNEVLSYVPPRSGSNQMNHLLHASYDRFPQLVESRYDSAFMYLRAHCQKRSLIVMISNVIDEVNAHQVEQYLGTIVGRHLPLGILLRDHRIFDAADTEKLYGRSLFEAAAAAEILTWRHQVLTDLAHRGVMAMDVFPEDLTANLVNQYLEIKARHLL; this comes from the coding sequence GTGAATTATGTGACCCAGCTGATGCAATCCGATCTGGCGTTAACCATGTTGGCGCAGACGTCCGGCGGTCAAAATGTGATGCAGCGGATCTTCACCAGTTTGGGACTGGGCGCTGAAGATCTGACGGCATTGCCGCTGTTGATGTTCGTCTTGATCGCGGCGCCGTTTTTGATCTACGCCTACATCTGGAGCGTCTATCCAACGCGCTGGGCCGCTTGTTTGTTTGCGCTGCCGCTGTTGATCTCGATCGGCGTATTGATGAGCAGCGAAGTTCTTACTTACGTGCTGGTGATCGACGCTGCGATCCTGCTGTTCTTGGCGATTGACTTTCGTACGCTTCCCCGTGCGAAGCGTCTGGCGGCGGAACGCGAGACGTTGCGCATCGCCTCGCTGCAAAAGAAGCATCGCGTGACCTTGTTGATCGAGAACAGTGGCGCCCGGCGATTGAAGGTAGCGATTCGAGACGATCTTCCGCAAGAGTTTTCGGCAACGCCGGAAGAGTTTCAAGTCGAACTGGGACCACGCAGTCGCGCGACGGTGCACTACGAATTTGAGCCGAATCGGCGCGGCGCATTCACGTTGAATTACGTCTACCTACAGGTCGAAAGTTCCTTTGGTTTTTGGCGCAAGTTCGTGCGGATTCCGGTCGAATCGGTCGTCAAAGTTTATCCTGATATGAAGCAACTGTCGGAATACGCGATTCTGGCCCGCACCAATCGGCTAAGTCTCATGGGCGTTCGCCGCACGCGTAAAGTAGGACAAGATCACGATTTTGAGCGGCTCCGCGATTACACGCTGGATGACAACTATAAGCATATCGATTGGCGTTCCACCGCTAGACGACGCCGACTGACGGTTCGTGAATTTCAGAGCAGCCAGTCGCAGCGGATCATTTTTTTGATCGACTGCGGGCGCATGATGACCAACGAGGTAGACGGCATCAGCCTGCTTGATCATTCGTTGAACGCGATGTTGATGATGAGCTATGTGGCGCTGCGGCAAGGAGATTCGGTCGGCGCGATCTGCTTCTCGAACGAAGTGCTCTCATACGTCCCACCGCGCAGCGGATCGAACCAGATGAATCACCTGCTGCATGCATCGTACGATCGCTTTCCGCAATTGGTCGAATCGCGTTACGATTCGGCGTTCATGTATCTGCGAGCCCATTGCCAGAAGCGTTCGCTGATCGTGATGATTTCTAACGTCATCGACGAGGTGAACGCGCATCAGGTCGAACAATATTTAGGAACGATTGTCGGCCGACACTTGCCGCTCGGAATTCTCCTCCGCGATCACCGAATCTTTGACGCGGCCGATACCGAGAAGTTGTATGGACGCAGCCTATTTGAAGCGGCCGCCGCGGCCGAGATATTGACTTGGCGACATCAAGTGTTGACCGACCTGGCCCATCGCGGCGTGATGGCGATGGACGTTTTTCCAGAGGATCTGACCGCCAACCTGGTCAACCAGTATCTAGAAATCAAAGCGCGCCACTTACTCTGA
- a CDS encoding DUF4350 domain-containing protein, translated as MKSLDSHNMLWLMIGLSIFAGGCFSSEVKIPTAYGARNGYQKTGSVNGTHVLGELFRQAGYGVRSASKLSPRIQESDVIVWAPDSFQAPTKEVRKYLEDWLQAKQGRTLVFIDRDFDAAIEYWNSMETQASPEDQLTAQREKGIAMHDFDSLSAESSDKFDCDWYSVQRDVPIRRPKQLAGPWADAIDADKTDLVLRSRISLPTDWESDDLPDLSEKFPHDQILLSTADADDPIVIRYAEFDSPGTQLILISNGSFLLNQPLVNHEHRKLAAKLVEECGYGESVTFLESGESGVEIVSTSDDVQGRSGWEWLTVWPISALGLHIGILLIVFCFASFPIFGRPKQLPETRCSDFQKHIGALGELLEATDDYDYAQLRVRQYQQIARGETVYRRVGRARVKP; from the coding sequence ATGAAGTCGCTTGATTCGCACAACATGCTGTGGCTGATGATCGGACTGTCGATCTTCGCCGGGGGCTGCTTTTCGAGTGAAGTAAAAATTCCGACGGCCTACGGCGCACGCAACGGTTATCAAAAAACAGGCAGCGTCAACGGAACGCACGTGTTGGGCGAACTGTTTCGTCAGGCCGGCTACGGCGTACGTTCGGCCAGCAAGCTTTCGCCCCGCATTCAAGAAAGCGACGTCATCGTCTGGGCGCCCGATTCTTTCCAAGCTCCGACAAAAGAGGTGCGGAAGTATCTCGAAGATTGGCTCCAGGCAAAGCAAGGGCGAACGCTGGTTTTCATCGATCGTGACTTTGATGCGGCGATCGAATACTGGAATTCGATGGAGACGCAAGCTTCGCCTGAGGACCAGTTGACCGCCCAGCGTGAGAAGGGCATAGCGATGCATGATTTCGACAGCCTCTCTGCCGAATCGAGCGACAAGTTTGACTGCGATTGGTACTCGGTCCAGCGTGACGTTCCAATTCGCCGACCGAAGCAACTTGCTGGCCCCTGGGCCGACGCGATTGACGCCGATAAAACCGATCTGGTGCTCCGCTCGCGGATCTCGCTGCCGACCGATTGGGAAAGCGATGACCTCCCCGATCTCTCGGAAAAATTTCCGCACGACCAGATCTTATTGTCGACAGCCGACGCCGACGACCCGATTGTGATCCGCTATGCGGAGTTCGACTCCCCAGGGACGCAGCTGATCTTGATCAGCAACGGTTCCTTTCTGCTCAATCAACCGCTCGTCAACCATGAGCATCGCAAACTGGCCGCCAAATTGGTGGAAGAGTGCGGCTATGGCGAATCGGTCACCTTTCTGGAATCGGGCGAATCGGGCGTCGAAATTGTCTCCACCAGCGATGACGTCCAGGGGCGATCAGGCTGGGAATGGTTGACCGTGTGGCCTATCAGCGCCTTGGGGCTGCATATCGGAATTCTGTTGATCGTCTTCTGCTTCGCCTCGTTCCCGATTTTTGGACGGCCGAAGCAATTGCCAGAGACGCGCTGCTCTGATTTTCAAAAACATATCGGCGCTTTGGGCGAATTGCTCGAAGCGACCGACGATTACGATTACGCCCAACTGCGGGTGCGCCAATACCAACAGATCGCGCGCGGCGAGACCGTCTATCGACGGGTCGGCCGCGCTCGTGTGAAACCATAG
- a CDS encoding DUF4129 domain-containing protein, whose protein sequence is MNALRISSRIAPFLLLFSLAAGAGAQDWWEDTEPSGHIEEPVATTQKELAQLPSAKWYDAEKDALARVPVTPPSANHYRPAPPTPASAATNWNWWPDFSWLSSLFSNGIWSLGAIMIYTMVLVGLGVIGYLIFRYLENANLIDARLTKKDRPEIADTTTQVDRLESLPFQVKRPDSDLLAEARRCYDKGDYNEAIVYLFSYELVELDKRQIIRLAKGKTNGQYLREIRKNFALQDILEVTMRAFEDVFFGQRKLTQTGFERCWEQLEPFRQHLSGVVR, encoded by the coding sequence ATGAACGCGTTACGAATCAGTTCGCGGATCGCTCCGTTCCTGTTGCTCTTTTCGCTAGCTGCCGGCGCCGGCGCACAAGACTGGTGGGAGGATACGGAGCCCAGCGGTCACATCGAAGAACCGGTGGCGACAACGCAAAAGGAGTTGGCGCAGTTGCCGTCGGCCAAGTGGTACGACGCCGAGAAAGACGCGTTGGCCCGCGTCCCGGTGACGCCTCCCTCGGCGAACCACTATCGACCAGCGCCGCCGACTCCGGCTTCGGCGGCGACGAATTGGAACTGGTGGCCCGATTTTTCGTGGCTCTCCAGTTTGTTCAGCAACGGCATTTGGTCGTTGGGCGCGATCATGATTTACACCATGGTGTTGGTCGGCTTGGGAGTCATCGGGTATTTGATTTTCCGTTACTTGGAAAACGCGAATTTGATCGACGCTCGATTGACGAAAAAGGATCGGCCCGAGATTGCCGATACGACGACGCAAGTCGATCGCCTCGAGAGCTTACCGTTTCAGGTGAAACGGCCTGACTCGGACTTGCTGGCCGAAGCGCGTCGTTGCTACGACAAAGGAGACTACAACGAAGCGATTGTTTACTTGTTCAGCTACGAATTAGTGGAACTCGACAAACGCCAAATCATTCGCTTGGCGAAGGGGAAAACGAACGGTCAGTATTTGCGAGAAATCCGCAAAAATTTCGCGTTGCAAGATATTCTGGAAGTGACGATGCGAGCGTTTGAAGATGTGTTCTTCGGACAAAGGAAACTGACGCAAACCGGTTTCGAGCGTTGTTGGGAACAATTGGAGCCATTTCGACAACATCTGAGCGGAGTGGTTCGATGA
- a CDS encoding amidohydrolase family protein, whose product MRRTKHALLLLLFVPSLAWGQDSGIDPAALDGRDGRNLALDQFFPVPKLKVAETNLEQAKFPVIDAHTHFRYRLRSSPEQLDDFVAVMNKQQIAICVSLDGRLGDEFDEHAAYLWTKYPNRFLIYANIDWQGDGDPEKPETWDCQRPDFGRRMSLALADVKKKGASGLKIFKQFGLGYKDADGSLLKIDDPRWDPIWQACGELGLPVIMHTADPVAFFDPIDETNERWEELHRHPDWHFPSDKFPSREALLAARNRVIARHPQTTFIGAHFANNSEDLTTVAQWLEEYPNLYIEPASRISELGRQPYTSRAFFVKHADRILFGTDGPWPELRLTYYWRFLETYDEYIPYSEKPFPPQGFWRIYGIGLPDDVLKKVYYENACKLIPHAQEKLNHWRKAVEQAVPAE is encoded by the coding sequence ATGCGCCGCACGAAACACGCCCTCCTCCTGCTGTTGTTCGTTCCCTCTCTAGCTTGGGGACAAGACTCTGGGATTGATCCGGCGGCGCTCGATGGACGAGACGGGCGCAATCTGGCGCTCGATCAGTTCTTTCCTGTCCCCAAGTTAAAAGTCGCGGAAACCAACCTAGAGCAGGCGAAATTTCCCGTGATCGACGCGCATACGCACTTTCGCTATCGCTTGCGTAGTTCGCCTGAGCAACTCGATGATTTTGTCGCCGTGATGAACAAGCAACAGATCGCCATCTGCGTCAGTCTGGATGGACGGCTAGGAGACGAATTTGACGAACATGCCGCCTACCTTTGGACCAAATATCCCAATCGTTTTTTGATCTACGCGAACATCGATTGGCAAGGCGACGGCGATCCCGAGAAACCGGAAACCTGGGACTGCCAACGCCCCGACTTTGGTCGACGCATGTCGCTGGCCCTGGCCGATGTGAAGAAGAAAGGCGCCAGCGGCTTGAAGATCTTCAAGCAGTTTGGCCTTGGTTACAAAGACGCCGACGGTTCGCTGCTGAAAATCGATGATCCGCGCTGGGATCCGATTTGGCAGGCATGCGGCGAACTTGGCTTACCGGTCATCATGCACACGGCGGATCCCGTCGCTTTCTTTGATCCGATCGACGAAACGAATGAACGATGGGAAGAACTGCATCGACATCCCGATTGGCATTTTCCGTCTGATAAGTTTCCCAGTCGCGAAGCTCTGCTAGCGGCCCGCAACCGCGTGATCGCGCGGCATCCCCAGACCACTTTCATTGGCGCCCACTTCGCCAACAACTCCGAAGATTTGACGACGGTCGCCCAATGGTTAGAAGAGTATCCCAATCTCTACATCGAACCGGCCTCTCGCATCAGCGAGCTAGGACGTCAACCTTACACGTCACGCGCCTTCTTTGTGAAACACGCCGATCGCATCCTGTTTGGCACCGATGGCCCTTGGCCCGAATTGCGACTGACTTACTATTGGCGTTTTTTGGAAACCTACGACGAGTACATTCCCTATTCCGAAAAACCATTCCCGCCGCAAGGCTTTTGGCGGATCTATGGAATCGGCCTGCCTGACGACGTGCTGAAAAAAGTCTATTACGAAAACGCGTGCAAGCTAATACCACACGCCCAAGAGAAGCTCAACCACTGGCGCAAAGCCGTAGAGCAGGCCGTGCCTGCCGAATAA
- a CDS encoding AAA family ATPase, which produces MSSPTSDTIEFACSACQKSLRVPRSAAGKKAKCPDCGSVQVIPDDNSANGAAEEPKFPAPAASHVSASPPPPTQVGAFRSTIEGHHAEEGSDTRTRQLFKKITQEISKIYVGQDELVLGTLTALFSSGHVLIESAPGLGKTLFVRTLGRVLGCQFGRVQFTADLMPSDITGAPIFDMKTNEFRFRPGPIFTQLLLADEINRSPAKTHAALLEIMQEFRVTIDGTSHKIERPFLVLATQNPIESEGTYNLPEAQLDRFMFKLNLNYPALEEEAEILRMHSRQVDINRRLEEELEVVTSPQEILEITQLNSNVIVDDKLIDYINKIVRLTREWPQFHMGASTRAGITLMQGARTLAAFSGRNYAVPDDVVQIAIPTLRHRVILSAEAEVEGHDVDDLLTELIRTVEVPRL; this is translated from the coding sequence ATGAGTTCGCCAACCTCTGATACGATCGAGTTCGCTTGTTCCGCTTGCCAGAAGTCGCTGCGCGTCCCGCGTTCGGCTGCCGGAAAAAAAGCGAAGTGCCCTGACTGCGGTTCGGTGCAAGTGATCCCTGACGATAACTCCGCAAATGGCGCCGCTGAAGAACCGAAATTTCCGGCTCCAGCGGCTTCGCATGTTTCCGCTTCGCCGCCGCCGCCGACGCAGGTCGGCGCATTCCGTTCGACTATCGAAGGTCATCATGCCGAAGAAGGAAGCGATACGCGAACGCGACAACTGTTTAAAAAGATCACCCAGGAAATCAGCAAAATCTACGTGGGCCAAGACGAGCTTGTTTTGGGAACGTTGACCGCGCTCTTTTCCAGCGGGCATGTGTTGATCGAAAGCGCGCCGGGACTGGGCAAGACGTTGTTTGTGCGAACGCTCGGGCGCGTGTTGGGATGTCAGTTTGGTCGCGTGCAGTTTACCGCCGACTTGATGCCTTCAGACATTACCGGCGCGCCGATCTTCGATATGAAGACGAACGAGTTTCGTTTTCGCCCTGGGCCGATCTTTACGCAGTTGCTGCTGGCGGACGAGATCAATCGTTCTCCCGCCAAAACGCATGCGGCGCTCTTAGAGATCATGCAAGAGTTTCGCGTGACGATTGATGGAACAAGTCACAAGATTGAGCGCCCTTTTTTGGTGCTGGCGACGCAAAACCCGATCGAATCGGAAGGGACGTACAACCTGCCTGAGGCGCAACTCGACCGGTTTATGTTCAAGCTGAATTTAAATTATCCCGCGCTTGAAGAAGAAGCCGAAATCTTGCGGATGCATAGTCGGCAAGTTGACATCAACCGTCGCCTGGAAGAAGAACTGGAAGTCGTCACTTCGCCGCAAGAGATTTTGGAAATCACGCAACTCAATAGCAACGTGATCGTCGACGACAAATTGATCGACTACATCAACAAGATCGTTCGCCTGACGCGGGAATGGCCGCAGTTCCACATGGGAGCTTCCACCCGTGCGGGGATTACGTTGATGCAAGGGGCGCGAACATTGGCGGCGTTCAGCGGGCGCAACTACGCAGTCCCGGACGATGTGGTGCAGATCGCGATTCCTACGCTCCGGCATCGTGTGATTTTGTCGGCCGAAGCGGAAGTCGAAGGGCACGACGTCGACGATCTGTTGACCGAGCTGATTCGCACCGTGGAGGTTCCGCGTCTGTGA
- a CDS encoding stage II sporulation protein M: MKVAELIEKRRRNWQELEVLCTSMEMRRKKKLGARAISRFAALYRAACADLALADSYQLPPNIVAYLHQLVGRAHNQLYRSRSIDWTGLVYKLLVTTPRHIFVDPCVQLCFVLFFGFFVLSWFIGANPVIYPGFADAIVGNQSLEQMSDMHRNSVGNSGISPAGATMYVQHNTSIGLQCFATGITVVGGIGTLMFNATYLGAVFGYMSSPSVPDEVRDNFFEFVLAHGPFELTAIALAAGAGLRLGMAIISPRYWKSELEPGEDPQPDEDLLTQAKLIAFRRIDSLTIAASRSLPIMGASATLFCLAAMIEAWISPSALPLEAKVFVAIFSSFLLMIYFVVLGFPRGGQRAIR; this comes from the coding sequence GTGAAGGTCGCCGAACTCATCGAAAAGCGTCGCCGCAACTGGCAAGAGTTGGAGGTGCTATGCACGTCGATGGAGATGCGCCGCAAGAAAAAGCTGGGCGCTCGCGCGATCTCGCGATTTGCGGCATTGTATCGCGCGGCTTGCGCCGATTTGGCGTTGGCCGATTCGTATCAACTGCCGCCGAACATCGTCGCCTATTTGCATCAGTTGGTCGGTCGTGCTCACAACCAGCTGTACCGCAGTCGCTCGATCGACTGGACCGGCTTGGTTTATAAGCTGTTGGTCACGACTCCGCGTCACATTTTTGTCGATCCTTGCGTTCAACTTTGCTTCGTCCTCTTCTTCGGTTTCTTCGTCCTTTCTTGGTTCATCGGCGCCAATCCGGTGATCTATCCCGGTTTCGCCGATGCGATTGTAGGAAATCAAAGTCTAGAGCAGATGTCGGATATGCATCGCAATTCAGTCGGCAATAGCGGGATTTCTCCTGCCGGCGCGACGATGTATGTCCAGCACAACACGTCGATCGGGCTGCAGTGTTTTGCGACCGGCATTACCGTCGTGGGTGGGATTGGAACTTTGATGTTTAACGCGACCTACTTGGGGGCCGTGTTTGGATATATGTCGAGCCCGTCGGTTCCGGATGAAGTGCGAGACAACTTTTTTGAGTTTGTGTTGGCGCATGGACCGTTTGAGTTGACCGCTATCGCATTAGCGGCCGGAGCTGGATTGCGGTTGGGAATGGCGATCATTTCTCCTCGATATTGGAAGAGTGAACTTGAGCCTGGCGAAGATCCGCAGCCCGACGAAGATCTGCTCACACAAGCAAAGTTGATTGCGTTTCGTCGAATTGACTCACTCACGATCGCGGCGTCTCGTAGCTTGCCGATCATGGGAGCGTCCGCCACGTTGTTTTGCCTGGCGGCGATGATCGAGGCCTGGATCTCGCCCTCGGCATTGCCATTGGAGGCGAAGGTCTTCGTCGCGATCTTCAGTAGTTTTCTGCTGATGATTTATTTTGTCGTGCTGGGATTTCCGCGAGGAGGGCAGCGTGCAATTCGATAA
- a CDS encoding DUF1559 domain-containing protein codes for MRLRKIIERRRLSRGFTLVELLVVIAIIGALVALLIPAVQQAREASRRAQCQNNLRQIGLAAHLFHDVENRLPPGWIGVTVTGEDEVFGLTGWSWSAHLLSQLEQEAIADRVALDWPMLHEINDASRQQHVSTFSCPSDPSQEDLSFESSGDVLLTLPASHYVANFGPTPLSVSQNYSGTKRRFSGEPFRGPFHHNSETKMRDFLRGTSHTILSGERRSNRTSGSARATWTGIGFGHAEYLSHAVGSSHQPINDADDSAFSSSHILGSFFLFADGHVAFWSQQSEHLLFAEMTMLDPSDDRLPILLAGDGSELGEMPTDSDNDDGDSGYFPSGGDGGGGGGICPICLRPSEKPWPHIPGEDDHVPVSRPIPIR; via the coding sequence ATGCGACTCAGAAAAATCATCGAGCGGCGACGTTTGTCCCGGGGATTTACTCTGGTTGAATTGCTGGTCGTCATCGCGATCATTGGCGCTCTCGTTGCGCTGCTGATCCCTGCCGTTCAGCAAGCTCGCGAGGCTTCGCGACGAGCGCAATGCCAAAACAATTTGCGACAGATCGGCCTCGCCGCGCATCTGTTTCACGATGTGGAAAATCGACTGCCGCCCGGTTGGATCGGCGTGACCGTCACCGGCGAGGATGAAGTATTTGGGCTGACCGGCTGGAGTTGGAGCGCCCACTTGCTTTCTCAACTAGAGCAGGAAGCGATCGCCGATCGTGTGGCGCTCGACTGGCCGATGTTGCACGAAATTAATGACGCGAGTCGTCAACAGCACGTGTCCACTTTTTCCTGTCCCAGCGACCCTTCGCAGGAAGATTTAAGTTTCGAGTCTTCTGGCGACGTCTTACTAACGCTTCCGGCGTCCCACTATGTAGCCAACTTTGGCCCGACGCCGCTATCGGTCTCCCAGAATTACTCGGGAACGAAACGCCGTTTTTCTGGAGAGCCGTTTCGCGGTCCATTTCATCACAACAGCGAAACGAAGATGCGTGACTTTCTCCGCGGGACCAGCCATACCATTCTGTCCGGCGAGCGCCGCTCCAATCGAACGTCTGGCTCGGCTCGCGCCACATGGACTGGAATTGGGTTTGGTCATGCGGAATATCTTTCTCACGCCGTCGGCAGTTCTCACCAGCCGATCAACGACGCTGATGACTCCGCCTTTTCCAGTAGTCACATCCTTGGCTCGTTTTTCCTTTTTGCGGATGGACATGTCGCGTTTTGGTCACAGCAGAGCGAGCATCTGTTGTTCGCGGAAATGACCATGTTGGACCCAAGCGACGATCGGCTCCCCATCTTGCTGGCTGGCGACGGAAGTGAATTGGGAGAAATGCCCACGGATTCAGACAACGATGACGGCGATTCCGGATATTTTCCAAGCGGTGGCGACGGAGGAGGTGGGGGAGGCATTTGTCCGATTTGTCTCCGTCCGAGCGAAAAACCGTGGCCTCATATTCCGGGAGAGGATGACCACGTCCCAGTAAGTCGGCCGATTCCCATTCGTTAA
- a CDS encoding aldehyde dehydrogenase family protein, translating to MRQTYPLLFAGQPHEPNLDLEVCDKYSGEVAARVPLASPQLIEQAIAAAAAATRPMAQLKAYERQDVLQHCVKRFQERQDELAETLCVEAGKPIHDSQGEVTRLIDTFKIAAEEATRITGEVMPLDISSRAANYRGMWRRVPIGACSFISPFNFPLNLAAHKIAPAIAAGCPFVLKPASLTPIGALIIGEVLAETNMPEGAFSILPCRRDGAELFTTDPRLKLLSFTGSPEVGWKLKSQAGAKKVVLELGGNAACIVDADADLEDAVERLIVGAFYQSGQSCISVQRILAHRDIYDELKSRLVAAASQLKSGDPKVKETFIGPMITTGEAERVESWINAAVKAGAKLLTGGQRQGAMVEATLLENVPTDQPLSCDEVFGPVAMLAPFDNFDDALRIANDSQFGLQVGIFTRDVYKILTAWDQMEVGGVIIGDVPSWRVDHMPYGGVKNSGLGREGIRFAIEDMTEIRNLVIREIDA from the coding sequence ATGCGCCAAACCTACCCTCTCCTTTTCGCCGGCCAACCGCACGAACCGAATCTTGACCTCGAAGTTTGCGACAAGTATTCCGGCGAAGTCGCTGCACGTGTTCCGCTTGCGTCCCCACAGCTCATTGAGCAAGCAATCGCCGCCGCAGCCGCCGCGACGCGCCCCATGGCGCAGTTGAAAGCCTACGAGCGCCAAGACGTTCTGCAGCACTGCGTCAAACGCTTTCAAGAGCGCCAAGACGAACTTGCCGAGACCCTCTGCGTTGAAGCTGGCAAACCGATTCACGACAGCCAGGGCGAAGTGACCCGGCTGATCGATACCTTTAAAATCGCCGCCGAAGAAGCGACCCGCATTACCGGCGAAGTGATGCCGCTTGATATTTCGTCGCGGGCGGCCAACTATCGCGGCATGTGGCGACGCGTGCCGATCGGCGCCTGCTCGTTTATCTCCCCCTTCAACTTTCCGCTCAATCTGGCCGCGCACAAGATTGCTCCGGCGATCGCCGCCGGTTGCCCCTTTGTTTTGAAACCGGCCAGCTTGACTCCGATCGGCGCGCTGATCATCGGCGAAGTTCTGGCCGAAACGAACATGCCGGAAGGTGCGTTCTCGATCTTGCCCTGCCGTCGCGACGGGGCCGAGCTGTTCACCACCGATCCCCGTTTGAAGCTGCTTAGTTTCACCGGATCGCCCGAAGTGGGCTGGAAACTAAAGTCCCAAGCAGGCGCCAAAAAGGTCGTGCTGGAACTAGGCGGCAATGCGGCCTGTATTGTCGACGCCGATGCCGATCTAGAGGATGCGGTCGAGCGGCTGATCGTCGGCGCGTTCTATCAATCAGGGCAAAGTTGCATTAGCGTGCAGCGCATCTTAGCGCATCGTGACATCTATGACGAATTGAAATCACGACTCGTCGCCGCGGCTTCGCAATTGAAATCAGGCGATCCCAAAGTCAAAGAGACCTTCATCGGTCCGATGATTACCACTGGCGAAGCGGAACGCGTCGAGTCATGGATCAACGCCGCTGTCAAAGCCGGCGCCAAGTTGCTCACCGGCGGTCAGCGCCAGGGAGCGATGGTCGAAGCGACTCTGCTAGAGAACGTTCCGACCGACCAGCCCCTCTCGTGCGACGAGGTCTTCGGGCCGGTCGCGATGCTCGCGCCGTTTGACAACTTTGACGATGCACTGCGGATCGCCAATGACAGCCAGTTTGGGCTGCAGGTGGGGATCTTCACGCGAGACGTCTATAAGATCCTGACGGCCTGGGATCAGATGGAAGTGGGCGGCGTGATCATCGGCGACGTCCCTTCGTGGCGCGTCGATCATATGCCGTATGGCGGCGTGAAAAACAGCGGCCTGGGACGCGAAGGAATCCGCTTCGCGATCGAAGACATGACCGAGATCCGCAACCTGGTCATTCGCGAAATCGACGCTTAG